One window of Nostoc sp. C052 genomic DNA carries:
- a CDS encoding sigma-70 family RNA polymerase sigma factor has protein sequence MDSSLLADDASLLTRIAKHDQTALSQLYDRYAKIIYAVAFKSLRSVEESEEVVLDVFAQVWRIADRYDAVKGRADTWLFLLARSRILDRLRKLQRSQPSSPVSTELSEIQTQHQSVDPIEEVLICERRDRVLSALKLLPSEQRLVIELAYYQGLTHSQIAAQTEMSLGTVKTRIRLGLNKLKSALDAGI, from the coding sequence ATGGATTCCTCACTCTTAGCCGATGATGCATCACTGCTAACCAGAATCGCTAAACATGACCAGACTGCTCTTTCCCAACTCTACGATCGCTATGCCAAGATAATTTATGCTGTGGCGTTTAAAAGTCTGAGATCGGTTGAAGAAAGCGAAGAAGTTGTCCTAGATGTTTTTGCTCAAGTCTGGCGAATTGCCGATCGCTATGATGCAGTCAAGGGCAGAGCGGATACTTGGCTGTTTTTGCTGGCTCGCAGCCGGATTTTGGATCGCCTCCGTAAGCTCCAGCGCAGTCAACCTTCTTCCCCAGTTTCGACTGAACTCTCAGAGATCCAAACCCAACATCAGAGCGTAGATCCGATTGAGGAGGTACTGATTTGTGAGCGTCGCGATCGCGTGTTATCAGCACTGAAACTACTACCATCGGAACAACGTCTAGTAATTGAATTAGCTTACTATCAAGGTTTAACCCATAGCCAGATTGCGGCTCAAACTGAGATGTCTTTAGGCACGGTTAAAACCAGAATTCGGTTAGGCTTAAATAAGTTAAAGTCTGCCCTTGACGCTGGAATCTAG
- a CDS encoding cytochrome P450 — translation MSVTKTPEYDLFSPEVLINPYPLYNIMRAADPVYYSEALGYWILTRYKDVEAALRDERLSADRRPLFVKQLGDVDVNSIQNFIHLTCNMMIEKDPPDHTRLRKLANQGFTTRALESWRSIIQATSDRLLDRVQDRGYMDIVTDLSIPLPALIIAEIFGVPKSEQDDLIRWAMDIGTFWGAPGGQNIDVLARKADVASVEFTALIRRLIAQRRRQPGTDMISLLTVAYEEQGFDLEQLPSLCILILNAGHLTTTDLIPNGVNALLQYPEQLRKLQANPALINSAVEEMIRFDTPAPFVFRIAKQDLTIGDRDIPMGSAIALGLGAANHDPEKFDASDVFDITHSPNEHLGFGPGVHFCLGVVLARMELVICFNTLLRRLPDLHFDTDKPAIPRHSSLVFKGFDSLPVKFSRC, via the coding sequence ATGTCTGTTACCAAAACGCCAGAATACGATTTATTTTCACCAGAGGTCTTAATCAATCCTTATCCTCTGTACAACATTATGCGGGCAGCTGACCCTGTTTATTACTCAGAAGCTCTAGGTTACTGGATACTCACACGCTACAAAGATGTTGAAGCGGCTCTGCGCGATGAGCGATTAAGTGCCGATCGTCGTCCTTTATTCGTCAAGCAACTGGGAGATGTCGATGTGAATTCGATTCAGAACTTTATTCATCTGACTTGCAATATGATGATTGAGAAAGACCCGCCAGATCATACGCGTCTACGTAAGCTAGCTAATCAGGGATTTACTACACGGGCACTGGAGAGTTGGCGTTCAATTATTCAAGCTACGAGCGATCGCCTTCTCGATCGAGTCCAAGACCGTGGTTATATGGACATTGTGACTGATTTATCTATACCGCTTCCGGCTCTGATCATTGCCGAGATATTTGGGGTTCCGAAGAGCGAGCAAGATGACCTAATTCGCTGGGCAATGGATATTGGCACATTTTGGGGGGCCCCTGGCGGTCAGAATATCGATGTATTAGCTCGTAAAGCAGACGTGGCCTCAGTTGAATTTACTGCGTTAATTCGACGCTTGATTGCACAACGGCGTCGGCAACCGGGGACTGACATGATTAGTTTGCTGACTGTTGCTTATGAAGAACAAGGATTTGATCTAGAACAACTCCCATCCCTGTGCATCTTGATTTTGAATGCCGGTCATTTGACCACAACTGATTTAATTCCCAATGGGGTGAATGCTTTGCTCCAGTACCCAGAACAATTACGCAAACTACAAGCCAATCCAGCGTTAATCAATTCTGCGGTGGAAGAAATGATTCGGTTTGATACTCCTGCTCCATTTGTATTTCGGATTGCCAAACAAGATTTGACCATTGGCGATCGAGATATTCCGATGGGAAGTGCGATCGCTTTAGGACTGGGAGCAGCCAATCACGACCCGGAGAAGTTTGACGCTTCAGATGTATTTGATATCACCCACTCACCCAACGAACATCTGGGATTTGGCCCAGGTGTGCATTTTTGTCTCGGTGTTGTTTTGGCTCGTATGGAGTTAGTGATTTGCTTTAATACCTTGCTGAGACGACTGCCCGATCTTCACTTCGATACCGATAAACCTGCCATCCCAAGACACTCTAGTTTGGTGTTTAAAGGTTTTGATTCTTTGCCAGTGAAATTTTCCAGATGTTGA
- the menH gene encoding 2-succinyl-6-hydroxy-2,4-cyclohexadiene-1-carboxylate synthase, with the protein MVRENYQFYYSLISNPDKPLILFLHGFMGNIDEFDEAIKLLSNEFSYLTLDLPGHGKTQLFGEEEYYTMPNTAHALINLLDELKIAKCFLVGYSMGGRLALYLALHFPERFHKVVLESASPGLPTEAERLERIKLDQQIAKKLTISLKKRDLAAFLSKWYDQPIFGYIKNHPKYDRMIESRLQNNPQELAKSLCFMGTGCQPSLWENLKNNKIPILLLTGEYDKKFISINTEMAKLCKLAQIKIISSTGHNIHFENPLVFVENVKSFLSRVS; encoded by the coding sequence ATGGTCAGAGAAAATTATCAATTTTACTATTCTTTAATTAGCAACCCAGACAAACCACTCATTCTTTTTCTGCACGGCTTCATGGGTAACATAGATGAATTTGATGAAGCCATAAAATTACTATCTAATGAATTTTCTTATTTAACCCTTGACCTCCCTGGACATGGTAAAACCCAACTTTTTGGCGAGGAGGAATACTATACAATGCCAAATACCGCTCATGCTTTAATTAACTTATTAGATGAGTTAAAAATTGCCAAATGCTTTTTAGTTGGTTATTCAATGGGTGGAAGATTAGCTTTGTACCTTGCCTTGCATTTTCCCGAACGTTTTCATAAAGTTGTCTTAGAGTCAGCTTCCCCAGGTTTACCAACAGAAGCAGAACGATTAGAACGCATTAAGCTTGATCAGCAAATAGCGAAAAAATTAACAATAAGCCTTAAAAAAAGGGATCTTGCAGCTTTTCTATCAAAATGGTACGATCAGCCGATTTTTGGTTACATAAAAAATCATCCAAAATACGATCGCATGATAGAAAGTCGGTTGCAGAATAATCCACAGGAATTAGCTAAATCACTATGTTTTATGGGTACTGGATGCCAACCTTCTTTATGGGAAAATCTAAAAAATAATAAAATTCCCATACTTTTATTAACTGGTGAATATGATAAAAAATTTATATCTATTAATACAGAAATGGCTAAACTATGTAAATTAGCCCAGATAAAAATAATTAGTAGTACTGGGCATAATATTCACTTTGAAAATCCTCTAGTCTTTGTGGAAAATGTCAAAAGTTTTTTGTCCAGAGTAAGTTAA
- a CDS encoding DUF1997 domain-containing protein, which yields MLSRKGEYKSWEITEAVLPVVSTPEETKDTLTETNVATLTKFYGRYQDCMEMAAPVEKVAEYLNAHSSWFSRCAEPMKVQSLGENGYALVIGRFGSFGYEVEPKIGLELLPPEEGIYRIRTIPIPDYQPPGYDVDYRASLQLVKTDVPTSIGEVTRVEWELDLIVYLHFPRFIQRLPKSIVQSTGDRLLNQIVRQVSRRLTRKVQQDFHKSLEIPFAANSKQKR from the coding sequence ATGCTTTCAAGAAAAGGCGAATATAAATCCTGGGAAATAACAGAAGCAGTTTTACCTGTAGTGTCCACCCCAGAAGAAACCAAGGACACTTTAACAGAAACAAATGTAGCGACGCTCACAAAATTTTACGGTCGTTATCAAGATTGTATGGAAATGGCTGCCCCAGTCGAGAAGGTTGCTGAGTATCTCAACGCCCACTCTTCATGGTTTTCGCGCTGCGCTGAACCCATGAAGGTACAATCACTTGGGGAAAATGGCTATGCTTTAGTGATTGGTCGTTTTGGTTCTTTTGGTTATGAAGTAGAACCGAAAATTGGTTTGGAATTGCTGCCTCCTGAGGAGGGTATTTACCGCATCCGTACAATCCCTATTCCTGACTACCAACCACCTGGCTATGACGTAGACTATCGGGCATCTCTACAGTTAGTTAAAACCGATGTTCCTACTAGTATTGGTGAGGTTACAAGGGTTGAATGGGAATTAGATTTGATAGTTTATCTTCACTTTCCCCGGTTTATTCAGCGATTACCCAAGTCTATAGTTCAATCTACAGGCGATCGCTTACTGAATCAAATCGTCCGTCAAGTCTCCCGTCGTTTAACTCGCAAAGTTCAGCAAGATTTTCATAAATCTTTAGAAATACCCTTTGCTGCCAATTCCAAGCAAAAGCGGTGA
- a CDS encoding NYN domain-containing protein codes for MLNNLENDSIFTPEQVLENRGRVAIFIDGSNLFYAALQLGIEIDYTKLLCRLTGGSRLLRSFFYTGVDRTNEKQQGFLLWMRRNGYRVIAKDLVQLPDGSKKANLDVEIAVDMMALVDSYDTAVLVSGDGDLAYAVNSVSYRGVRVEVVSLRSMTSDSLINVSDRYIDLEAIKEDIQKTPRQSYPYRPLSGIGFLEDTRSSDGHLEIQE; via the coding sequence ATGTTGAATAATTTGGAAAACGATTCAATCTTTACGCCAGAACAGGTTTTGGAGAATCGGGGTAGAGTTGCCATATTTATTGATGGCTCAAATTTATTTTACGCTGCACTGCAACTAGGGATTGAAATCGACTACACCAAGCTATTATGTCGATTAACGGGAGGTTCTAGACTACTGCGTTCTTTTTTCTACACAGGTGTAGACCGGACAAACGAGAAGCAACAGGGGTTTCTGCTGTGGATGCGTCGCAATGGCTATCGAGTCATTGCTAAAGATTTAGTCCAGCTACCAGATGGCTCTAAAAAAGCTAACCTGGATGTAGAAATAGCGGTAGACATGATGGCACTAGTAGATTCTTATGATACCGCAGTTTTAGTTAGCGGTGATGGGGATTTAGCTTATGCGGTTAATTCAGTCAGCTATCGTGGCGTGCGGGTAGAAGTCGTGAGCTTGCGTTCCATGACCAGCGACAGCTTAATTAATGTTAGCGATCGCTACATTGATTTAGAAGCCATCAAAGAGGATATTCAAAAAACCCCTCGCCAAAGCTATCCATACCGTCCCTTATCTGGGATCGGCTTTTTGGAAGACACTAGAAGTAGTGATGGACATTTAGAAATCCAAGAATAA
- a CDS encoding MFS transporter: MRSRISQSSILWRQVWGLAALLAAIIFSWMAYGFYQPRILEKQGFTGIASSLGILQGLLGAVVEPYFGIVSDRVMRRVGSRLPMIAAGVTLAGMIFVVVSLLLEGELPSSLRWLIPVLMTIWVIAMIVFRGPAIALLMQFAPSAELPQANVILVLIFGLVGAVGPLLGNLIQHLGASLTFMLGAVVLIVGALLLWSAKPQYTLPIKQSSQPLPTFLRSVLIFGVGLGAGLEVNLLLRPFPVLLHNILPSIGTEYITSGMLLVSGLSGLFLERLILRLGVKKAMKISLGAIAILMGLTLLTRNSRLAVGLVVAFGVAFGLLFTSQIPFALTVVPPTWAGLGTGLYFGGMGAATALISLLQQYDEITPIIGFWGGAIAFLIATSCLSAIRFSSTTRLPFA, from the coding sequence ATGCGATCGCGAATATCTCAATCTTCAATTTTATGGCGACAAGTCTGGGGTTTGGCAGCGTTATTAGCAGCCATCATCTTTAGTTGGATGGCTTATGGCTTCTATCAACCCAGGATTTTAGAAAAACAGGGCTTTACGGGTATTGCTAGTAGTTTAGGAATCCTACAAGGACTGCTGGGAGCGGTGGTAGAACCTTATTTCGGGATAGTTTCTGATCGGGTAATGCGGCGAGTTGGCTCTCGTCTACCGATGATTGCTGCTGGAGTCACCTTGGCAGGAATGATCTTTGTGGTGGTGTCGCTGTTACTTGAAGGGGAGTTGCCAAGTAGTTTGCGTTGGTTAATTCCTGTGCTGATGACTATATGGGTGATAGCTATGATTGTATTTCGCGGCCCTGCCATTGCCTTGCTGATGCAGTTTGCACCTAGCGCCGAATTACCTCAAGCCAATGTCATCCTCGTCTTAATCTTTGGATTGGTGGGAGCGGTAGGGCCTTTATTAGGCAACTTGATTCAGCATTTAGGGGCATCACTAACATTTATGTTGGGAGCCGTTGTTTTGATAGTTGGGGCATTGCTTTTGTGGTCAGCTAAACCCCAATACACTCTCCCTATTAAACAAAGTTCTCAACCATTACCAACTTTTTTACGTTCGGTGCTAATTTTTGGTGTTGGTTTAGGCGCAGGTTTAGAGGTGAACCTGCTACTGAGACCTTTTCCTGTTTTACTGCACAATATACTACCGAGCATTGGTACAGAGTATATTACCTCTGGTATGTTACTAGTGTCTGGCTTGAGTGGACTTTTCCTAGAGCGATTGATTTTGAGATTGGGTGTTAAGAAGGCGATGAAAATAAGTTTAGGTGCGATCGCCATTTTAATGGGACTAACCCTATTAACTCGCAATAGTAGACTCGCAGTTGGATTAGTTGTTGCCTTTGGAGTAGCCTTTGGTCTTTTGTTTACCAGTCAAATCCCTTTTGCTCTAACAGTAGTTCCTCCTACGTGGGCAGGTTTAGGCACAGGGTTATACTTTGGCGGGATGGGTGCGGCGACTGCTTTGATATCACTCCTGCAACAATATGACGAAATAACTCCCATAATCGGATTTTGGGGGGGTGCGATCGCTTTTTTAATTGCAACTTCGTGTTTAAGTGCAATTAGATTTAGCTCAACTACTAGACTCCCGTTTGCTTAA
- a CDS encoding NAD(P)H-binding protein translates to MKAFVAGATGETGRRIVQELIARNIPVIALVRDIEKARGILSPEAELIVGDVLQPESLTAALGDSTVLLVATGAKPSFDPTGPYKVDFEGTKNLVDAAKTKGIEHFVLVSSLCTSQLFHPLNLFWLILLWKKQAEEYIQKSGLTYTIVRPGGLKNEDNSDQIVMQSADTLFDGSIPRQKVAKVAIEALFEADARNKIVEIVAKPEAASKSFKELFQQC, encoded by the coding sequence ATGAAAGCATTTGTAGCAGGGGCAACAGGTGAAACAGGTCGCCGGATTGTGCAAGAATTGATCGCCCGGAACATTCCCGTCATCGCTCTAGTGCGGGATATAGAAAAAGCTAGGGGTATTCTGTCTCCTGAAGCCGAATTGATAGTAGGTGACGTGTTACAACCAGAAAGCTTAACTGCTGCATTGGGAGATAGCACAGTTTTGTTAGTTGCCACTGGAGCAAAACCAAGCTTTGACCCCACTGGCCCCTATAAAGTAGACTTTGAAGGGACTAAAAATTTAGTAGATGCTGCAAAAACAAAGGGAATTGAGCATTTTGTCTTAGTTTCTTCTTTGTGTACTTCCCAGCTTTTCCATCCACTGAACTTGTTTTGGCTGATTTTGTTATGGAAAAAACAAGCCGAAGAGTATATCCAGAAAAGTGGTCTTACTTATACAATTGTGCGACCTGGTGGGTTGAAGAATGAAGATAACTCCGACCAGATCGTAATGCAGAGCGCAGATACACTGTTTGACGGTAGTATCCCCAGACAGAAAGTCGCCAAAGTTGCTATTGAGGCACTGTTTGAAGCAGATGCACGTAATAAAATTGTCGAAATTGTTGCCAAACCGGAAGCAGCCTCAAAAAGCTTTAAGGAGCTATTTCAACAGTGCTGA
- a CDS encoding cupin domain-containing protein produces the protein MSFENHCFCELAPLYVLDLLSEPERLSVEQQLAECPELADELAQYETAATAIPYSAPVVPMAENLKDRLFARLELEPLESLPSQTPGFDNILFPYLTVRSQDVQWQPQPIPGVEIAIFHTDLIKREIVGLFRAAPGMYYPMHRHAAIEEIYMLTGDLVVGDEVYGPGDYIRSQPGSVHGPHTIGGCMFFFRTSMDDEYHDFASAEGQGNFRF, from the coding sequence ATGAGTTTTGAAAACCACTGTTTCTGTGAATTAGCTCCGCTCTATGTGCTGGATCTACTGAGTGAGCCAGAAAGGCTATCAGTTGAGCAACAGTTGGCAGAATGTCCAGAACTAGCCGACGAATTAGCCCAATACGAGACAGCCGCAACAGCGATTCCCTATAGTGCGCCGGTTGTGCCAATGGCAGAGAATTTGAAAGACCGATTATTTGCTCGTCTGGAACTGGAACCGCTGGAGTCTTTGCCCAGTCAGACTCCAGGCTTCGACAATATTTTATTTCCATATCTAACAGTGCGATCGCAAGATGTGCAATGGCAACCTCAACCTATTCCTGGTGTAGAAATCGCCATTTTCCATACTGATCTCATCAAACGGGAGATTGTCGGACTTTTTCGGGCTGCTCCTGGAATGTACTATCCTATGCATCGTCATGCGGCGATCGAGGAAATCTATATGCTAACTGGCGATTTGGTGGTTGGGGATGAAGTCTATGGTCCAGGGGACTATATTCGCTCCCAGCCAGGATCGGTTCATGGTCCCCATACAATCGGGGGCTGTATGTTCTTTTTCCGCACTTCAATGGATGATGAATATCATGATTTTGCCTCGGCTGAGGGGCAGGGGAATTTTAGATTTTAG
- a CDS encoding metal-sensitive transcriptional regulator, with translation MNGSNRLGKESLPTSQQVEHSHHHDTDDEHTDHTHGTGESAHPHIHSEESLRRIVNRLSRIEGHVRGIKAMVQQSTPCPDVLLQIAAVRGALDRVARIVLDEHLTECIGRAAQEGNIDVEIKQLKAALDRFLP, from the coding sequence ATGAATGGATCAAACCGATTAGGTAAGGAATCCTTGCCAACATCCCAGCAAGTAGAACATTCCCACCATCACGATACAGACGACGAGCATACAGATCATACTCATGGAACTGGAGAATCGGCTCATCCTCACATCCATAGCGAAGAGTCTTTACGGCGAATTGTCAATCGATTATCGCGCATAGAAGGACATGTTCGTGGTATTAAGGCAATGGTGCAGCAAAGTACCCCTTGTCCTGATGTTTTACTGCAAATTGCCGCAGTACGCGGCGCATTGGATCGGGTAGCGCGGATTGTTTTGGATGAACATTTAACAGAGTGTATTGGTAGAGCCGCACAAGAGGGCAATATTGACGTTGAAATTAAACAGTTAAAAGCTGCTTTAGATCGGTTTTTACCTTAA
- a CDS encoding glycoside hydrolase family protein, with protein MQWYIGDLRSPSDPIFENKQPPLVMKQGDPYIRALMRTISASEASGNRPYSLLYGGQQVNDLSRHPEICVTIVTGPNTGNCSTAAGRYQIINVTWYRLAPRYHPKPMQMMFWTAYSFEAEYQDVVVYRWLSDSKVWGVDISQLLRQGKLNDVLRRLSPTWTSLGYGLETNSVSSSLPKVYQKMLQEELTAVKQPTPPNLTPSPTTSSKAVKKQ; from the coding sequence TTGCAATGGTATATTGGAGACTTGCGATCGCCTTCCGATCCCATCTTTGAAAATAAACAGCCGCCTTTGGTCATGAAACAGGGCGACCCCTATATCCGCGCCTTAATGCGAACCATCTCGGCGAGTGAGGCTAGTGGGAACCGTCCCTATTCGCTGTTATACGGTGGACAGCAAGTCAACGACCTCAGCCGACATCCTGAGATATGCGTCACAATTGTCACAGGCCCCAACACAGGTAATTGTTCTACTGCTGCTGGCAGATATCAAATTATCAACGTTACTTGGTATCGTTTAGCCCCCCGTTATCACCCAAAACCAATGCAGATGATGTTTTGGACTGCTTATAGTTTTGAAGCGGAATATCAAGATGTAGTAGTTTACCGTTGGTTAAGTGATTCTAAAGTTTGGGGAGTTGATATTTCTCAACTATTGCGCCAGGGAAAGTTAAATGATGTTTTGCGGCGACTATCTCCCACTTGGACAAGTCTGGGATATGGGTTAGAAACTAATTCTGTTAGTAGTTCTTTGCCTAAGGTTTATCAGAAAATGTTGCAAGAGGAATTAACGGCAGTAAAGCAACCAACTCCCCCAAATTTGACACCATCTCCAACTACTTCTAGCAAAGCAGTAAAGAAGCAGTGA
- the lptC gene encoding LPS export ABC transporter periplasmic protein LptC, whose product MAYKFHQRGRKEERKNQNFSSAPSFLVLPLTFFLVFGLVACGGKSPPASQQNTEASSNSDSNLTFFGVTLEQADEVGRPIWKVRATRAKYTKEKEIGQAESPYGELYQDGKVVYKIKADVADIEQDGKQLFLKGKIFATDPNNGIVLQGNELEWRPKEDLLIVRNQINGTHKQLQAVAQEARVKTREQRMEFSGGVIANSTDPQMQVRTEHLIWNIKEEKLIGDRPIQIDRYKNNKISDRGKGNSAEVNLKTKIATVKQNAQLDLLDPPLQIASNSMIWNMNTETVTTNSPTRMFQRAENVTVTANQGEMKIPQKTVYLTGNVNAVGQRRQSLKSNTLTWYLDNKLVEAQGNVTYRQVDPPLNFAGETAVGNLQTENIVVKGGSSGGRVVTEIIPQERANRR is encoded by the coding sequence ATGGCGTATAAGTTTCATCAAAGAGGGAGAAAGGAAGAGAGAAAAAATCAAAATTTCTCCTCCGCTCCCTCCTTTCTTGTTTTACCTTTGACCTTTTTCTTGGTATTTGGTTTAGTTGCTTGTGGAGGCAAATCTCCCCCAGCTTCTCAACAAAATACTGAGGCTTCATCTAATTCAGATAGCAATTTAACTTTCTTTGGTGTCACCCTAGAACAAGCAGATGAAGTCGGACGACCGATTTGGAAAGTTAGGGCTACACGGGCAAAATATACTAAAGAAAAAGAAATTGGTCAGGCGGAAAGTCCTTATGGTGAACTATACCAAGATGGCAAAGTAGTTTACAAAATCAAGGCAGATGTAGCAGATATTGAACAAGATGGGAAGCAGTTGTTTCTTAAGGGGAAGATATTTGCCACAGATCCTAATAATGGGATTGTATTGCAAGGCAATGAATTAGAATGGCGTCCCAAAGAAGATTTGTTAATTGTCCGCAACCAGATTAATGGTACTCATAAACAACTACAAGCAGTAGCACAGGAAGCGCGAGTTAAAACCCGCGAACAGCGTATGGAGTTTTCTGGAGGGGTAATAGCCAATTCCACCGATCCCCAAATGCAGGTTAGAACCGAACATTTAATCTGGAATATTAAAGAAGAAAAACTGATTGGCGATCGCCCCATTCAAATTGACCGCTACAAAAATAATAAAATTAGCGATCGCGGCAAGGGAAATTCTGCCGAAGTAAACTTAAAAACCAAAATTGCCACTGTCAAACAAAATGCTCAACTAGATTTACTAGACCCACCACTGCAAATAGCTAGTAACTCTATGATTTGGAACATGAACACAGAAACCGTCACCACCAACTCGCCCACGCGAATGTTCCAGCGTGCCGAAAATGTCACAGTGACAGCTAATCAAGGTGAAATGAAAATACCGCAAAAAACCGTTTATTTAACAGGAAACGTCAACGCCGTTGGTCAACGTCGCCAGTCTTTGAAATCCAATACATTAACTTGGTATTTAGACAATAAGTTAGTTGAAGCTCAAGGAAATGTAACTTATCGACAAGTTGACCCACCGTTAAATTTTGCTGGTGAAACAGCCGTTGGTAATCTGCAAACAGAAAATATTGTTGTCAAAGGCGGCAGTTCTGGCGGTAGGGTAGTCACGGAGATTATTCCCCAAGAAAGAGCCAATCGTCGGTAG
- a CDS encoding M10 family metallopeptidase C-terminal domain-containing protein, with amino-acid sequence MALFPDRSNGKDTVSYDFYNEGITLNLRTGIVSFPGNSTLTETVISIETVIGSRGNDILTGDSFNNSLNGNSGNDVLDAYGSGLLERDDLLGGLGSDRFILGDANNTYYALSGSSDLAAIADFRLGEDTIIKLWA; translated from the coding sequence ATTGCTTTATTTCCCGACAGATCTAATGGTAAAGATACAGTAAGCTATGACTTCTACAATGAAGGAATTACCCTAAATCTTCGTACTGGAATTGTAAGTTTTCCTGGCAACTCTACCCTGACTGAGACTGTAATAAGCATTGAAACAGTAATTGGTAGTCGTGGAAACGATATTCTTACTGGCGACAGCTTTAATAACAGCCTCAATGGCAACAGTGGTAACGACGTTTTAGATGCCTATGGTTCTGGTCTTCTTGAGCGAGATGATTTGCTGGGTGGTTTAGGAAGCGATCGCTTTATTCTTGGTGATGCCAACAATACTTATTATGCTCTAAGCGGAAGCTCTGATCTGGCTGCGATCGCTGATTTTCGACTTGGTGAAGACACGATTATCAAACTTTGGGCCTAA
- a CDS encoding ferritin-like domain-containing protein gives MDFQSALNRKSSRRSIFSRREVVVSGAIAGVAGALSLPLLAEKAEANSGSAKQNDAKILNNALYYEHQAIWAYSFAAGKLTNTDVGKAVLALALRNQADHKKHRDVLAGAVSSLGGTPVKAESSYDVSSYINKGEGNVDNDVNIAKLALALEIDAAIAYTLEAAKLKTPKLITVGASIGTTESAHAAAIRATFRTLGVNIEIVPAAFVSVENRDAWILKV, from the coding sequence ATGGACTTTCAAAGCGCTTTAAATAGAAAATCCTCCCGTCGCTCAATCTTCTCGCGCCGTGAGGTGGTGGTAAGTGGAGCAATAGCTGGTGTAGCTGGTGCATTGAGCTTACCTCTGCTTGCCGAAAAAGCTGAGGCTAACTCCGGCTCTGCTAAACAAAACGATGCAAAAATCCTCAATAATGCTCTTTATTATGAACATCAGGCAATTTGGGCTTATAGTTTTGCCGCAGGTAAGTTAACGAATACTGATGTAGGTAAGGCGGTTCTAGCCTTAGCTCTCCGCAACCAAGCAGATCATAAAAAACATCGAGATGTTCTAGCTGGTGCTGTCTCCAGTCTGGGTGGAACCCCAGTAAAAGCTGAATCTAGCTATGATGTTTCATCCTACATCAACAAGGGTGAGGGCAACGTAGATAATGATGTCAATATTGCTAAGTTAGCTCTGGCTTTGGAAATAGATGCTGCGATCGCCTACACTCTTGAAGCCGCCAAGCTCAAAACTCCAAAATTAATTACGGTTGGAGCGAGTATTGGCACTACTGAGTCTGCCCATGCTGCGGCTATTCGTGCCACTTTCAGAACGCTGGGTGTGAATATTGAAATTGTTCCAGCCGCCTTTGTCAGTGTAGAAAATCGTGACGCTTGGATATTGAAAGTCTAG